In one Lolium rigidum isolate FL_2022 chromosome 3, APGP_CSIRO_Lrig_0.1, whole genome shotgun sequence genomic region, the following are encoded:
- the LOC124697779 gene encoding cycloartenol-C-24-methyltransferase 1-like yields MSRMGALHLASGLGGKISKEEVKSAVEQYEKYHDLHGGEAKSRASNYADVANKYYDLVTSFYEYGWGESFHFANRWEGETLRESIKRYEHFLALQLGLTEGMKVLDVGCGIGGPLREIAKFSSALVTGLNNNEYQITRGQELIGSAGLRERCNFVKGDFMDMPFPDDTFDAAYAIEATCHAPDAVGCYREIHRVLRPGQRLAFYEWCMTDRFDPGNTRHADAKAEIELGNGLTDIRTTAQCVQAVKDAGFEVICAKDVAEDSPVPWYQPLDPDAAGSWSSMTSTSGFRLSRVGRLLTRAMVKAMERLGVAPEGSVRVSGLMETASEGLVKGGRAGIFTPMFFVLARKKPVAN; encoded by the exons ATGTCGAGGATGGGGGCTCTCCATCTGGCTTCGGGCCTGGGAGGGAAGATCAGCAAGGAGGAAGTCAAATCAGCCGTCGAACA GTACGAGAAATACCACGACCTTCACGGAGGCGAAGCCAAATCGAGGGCATCCAACTATGCTGATGTG GCCAATAAGTATTACGATCTTGTCACCTCCTTCTACGAGTACGGATGGGGCGAATCGTTCCACTTTGCTAACAG ATGGGAAGGAGAAACTCTACGTGAGAGCATCAAGCGGTACGAGCATTTCCTAGCTTTGCAACTAGGCCTCACGGAAGGCATGAAA GTGTTGGACGTGGGATGTGGCATCGGAGGGCCTCTCAGAGAGATCGCAAAATTCAG CTCTGCGCTGGTGACAGGGTTGAACAACAACGAGTACCAGATCACGAGGGGCCAG GAGCTCATCGGTTCAGCTGGCCTGCGTGAACGATGCAACTTTGTCAAG GGGGATTTCATGGACATGCCATTCCCTGACGACACCTTCGACGCGGCCTACGCGATCGAGGCGACGTGCCATGCCCCTGACGCC GTTGGTTGCTACAGGGAGATCCACCGTGTGCTGCGACCAGGGCAGCGGCTGGCGTTCTACGAGTGGTGCATGACAGACCGCTTCGACCCGGGCAACACCCGGCACGCGGACGCCAAGGCAGAGATCGAGCTCGGCAACGGCCTCACAGACATCCGCACCACCGCGCAGTGCGTCCAGGCAGTCAAAGACGCCGGCTTCGAG GTGATCTGCGCCAAGGACGTCGCGGAGGACTCCCCGGTGCCGTGGTACCAGCCTCTGGACCCCGACGCCGCCGGCAGCTGGTCCTCGATGACGAGCACCTCGGGATTCCGGCTCAGCCGCGTCGGCCGCCTGCTCACCCGCGCCATGGTGAAGGCGATGGAGCGGCTCGGCGTCGCGCCCGAGGGCAGCGTGAGGGTGTCTGGCCTGATGGAGACCGCCAGCGAGGGCCTCGTCAAGGGCGGCAGGGCAGGGATCTTCACGCCCATGTTTTTCGTCTTGGCTCGGAAGAAGCCTGTCGCCAACTGA